Below is a genomic region from Roseovarius arcticus.
TCCATCCGGGGCTGCACGTCACAGATGCGCGATTCTATGGTGGGGTATTTCGACGATGGGCGTAGATCCCACCAGATTTTTGAGGCGTCCTCGATCACGCCCAAATCGGTCAGCGCGCTGACCGCGCGTTCGTATTCACCAAAGCTGGACATGCGTGGCGGCAGCCCGGTGCGCGGCAGGTTGTCGAACACGGTCAGGCGGTAGCTGTCCAGCCCGGTATCATAGCCCTGCCAGAACGGCGAAGAGCAGCTGAGCGCCAACAGATGCGGCAGGAAATAGCTGAGCTGGTTCATGATATCGATCCGCCGGTCGGGCGCACCGACGGCGACATGGACATGCATCCCGCAGATCAGCATCCGCCGCACGACGCCCGCCAGATCGGCGGACAGGTCGTTGTAGCGATCCTTGTCGCGGTGTTTTTGCTCGCGCCAGTTTGAAAACGGATGACAAGACGCCGCGATGGGCGCGAGTCCGAATTTGCCCGCCTCGCGCGCAACGCATGTGCGTAAGTGGCGCAGATCGTCGCGGGCCTCGGAAATGGTCCTGCAAACCTTGGTCCCGATTTCTATCTGGCAATTCAGGAACTCGGGGCTGACCTGATCCTGCAATTTGGTGCGGCAGGCATCCATCAGCGCTTCGGGCGCCTCGGTCAGCGCCATCGTCTCGGTATCAACGAGGAGGTATTCCTCTTCGATGCCGATGGTAAAGTCGGGCTGCGGCTCTGCCATGGTGCGCCTCCTGTTCGGGACATACAGCAAAGCGCAGGTGGCCCGCGATGCCAAGAAAAATCTAGTTTTCTTAGCCATAGCGTTCGAAGGCTATCGGTAGTGCGAACGCCCGGCGCGATAGGCCCCGGGCGTTCTGATACTTCGGTGTCAGTCAGCCAGTTTAAAGTGGAACTCGCCGCCTTCTTTGATGCCCGAGGGCCAGCGCGACGTCACGGTCTTGGTCTTGGTATAGAACTTGAACGCGTCGGGGCCGTACTGGTTAAGATCGCCAAAGGCCGATTTCTTCCACCCGCCAAAGGTGTAATGCGCCAGCGGCACTGGGATGGGAAAGTTGATCCCGACCATACCGACGTTCACACGGCTTGCGAAATCGCGCGCAGCGTCGCCGTCGCGGGTAAAGATCGCGGTGCCGTTGCCCATTTCATGATCGGACGCCAGCTTTAGCGCCTCCTCGTAGCTGCCTGCGCGGATCGTCGTCAGGACGGGGCCAAAGATCTCTTGCTGGTAGATATCCATGTCAGGCGTGACTTTATCGAATAAGTGAGGGCCCACAAAGAAGCCGTCCTCGTAGCCTTGCATGTTGAAGTTGCGGCCATCGACAACCAGCTCGGCGCCTTGGTCAACACCGGACTGGATCAGGCCCAAGATACGCTCCTTGGCGGCCGCCGTCACAACGGGGCCGTAGTCCATTTCGGTGTCTGAATTGTAGGGGCCCACCTTCAGCGCCTCGATGCGCGGAACCAGCTTTTCGATCAGGCGGTCTGCCGTCTCGTCGCCCACCGGAACAGCGACCGAGATCGCCATGCAGCGTTCGCCCGCCGCACCAAAGCCCGCGCCAATGAGGGCATCGGCCGCCTGATCCATGTCCGCGTCGGGCATGATGATCATATGGTTCTTGGCACCCCCAAAGCACTGCGCCCGCTTGCCGTTGGTGCAGGCGCGGCCATAGATGTACTGCGCAATTGGGGTTGAGCCGACAAAGCCGATGGCCTTGACCATATCGTTGTCGATGATCGCGTCGACCGATACCTTGTCGCCGTTTACCACTTGGCAGATGCCGTCGGGCAGGCCTGCTTCGGTCCACAGCTCGGCCAGCAGCAGCGGGCAAGAGGGATCGCGCTCGGACGGCTTGATGATGACGGCGTTGCCTGCTGCAATCGCCGGGCCCATTTTCCACATCGGGATCATTGCTGGAAAGTTGAAGGGCGTGATGCCCGCAACCACACCCAGCGCTTGGCGCATCGAATAAATGTCGATGCCGGTGCTGGCATTGCCAGAGTATTCGCCCTTCAGGAAATGTGGCGCGCCGATGCAGAACTCAATCACTTCCATGCCGCGCTGCACGTCTCCCTTGGCATCGGGGATCGTCTTGCCATGCTCGCGGCTGATCGCCTCGGCCAGCTTGTCCATGTCGCGGTTAATCAGACGGACGTATTCCATCATCACGCGAGCGCGCTTCTGCGGATTGACCGCGCCCCATTCTTCTTGCGCCTTGGCGGCGTCAGCGACGGCCTGGTCCAGCTCTTCGACGGATGCCAGCGGGCATTTTGCCTGCACTTCGCCGGTGGCGGGGTTGAACACGTCCGAAAAACGGCCCGATGTGCCTTTGACGTGCTTGCCGTTGATGTAGTGCGTGAGTTCGGTGGTCATGGTGTCCTCCAATTTCAGTTGCCGCAGCATAGCCTTGCAAAATTGAGGCGAACAGAGGCAATCTCTCAAAGACTAGTTTGCGTTTTTGCAAAGGGGGCGTTGATGCAGCCGCAATGGGATGATTTGAAAGTATTTCTGGCCGTCGCACGGCATGAAAGCCTGTCGGCAGCGGGCCGCGTTCTGAAAATTGACCCCGCAACCGTGGGGCGCCGCATCGCGCGGCTGGAGGAGGCGCTGAAGGCACCGCTATTCGCAAAATCCCCCCAAGGCTACGCGCTGACGAACGAGGGCCAGCGCCTGATGAGCCACGCGGCCCGCGCCGAGCAGGAGATGACCGCGGCGTTTGAGGATCTAACGGGGCAGGGCGCGCAGCTAAGTGGGCAGATTCGGCTAGGATCGCCCGATGGATCGGCTAACTTCGTACTGCCACAGGTCTGTGCGCAGATCGTCAAGCAAAACCCCGATCTGGAGGTGCAGATCGTCGCCCTGCCGCGTGTTTTCAACCTGTCGAGGCGCGAGGCGGATATGGCGATTGCCGTCAGCGCGCCATCGGCGGGGCGCCTTAGCGTGCAAAAGGTGACGGACTATAAACTCAGCCTTGTTGCCTCGCGTGCCTATCTGGACAATGCGCCGCCCATTACCTGTGTTGATGATCTGCGCGATCATCGCATCGTCGGCTATATTCAGGACATGATATTCGACAAGGAGCTGGACTATATGGCCGAGGCCGGGCTGCCGCCTGCCCAGTTGGCCAGTAATTCGATTTCGGTTCAGTTCAATTGGATACGGCAGGCGGCAGGCATTGGCATAATGCACGATTTTTCAATCCCGTTCGGGCGGGGCATCGTCCGCGTCCTGCCCGAACAGATCTGCCTCACACGCAGCTTTTACCTGATTCGTCATGCGGGCGATCGCCGCCTTGATCGGCTTAGCCGTTTCGCTGATGAATTGGCGGCGGGAATGCGCCGCGAGGTAGCACGTCTGGAGGCACGCAACTGACGCGTGCTTGACAGATGCCGTGCCTTGTTTACGCTGGGTAATTATTTAGTGGTAACAGGAGGCGCAGATCATGCTGGTTGCACAGATACTAAAGGCAAAAGGCGACGCGGTGTTTACCGCCGCGCCGGGTACGCTGGTGTCGGAAGCGGCAGCAACGCTTGCGGAAAAACGCATCGGCGTGCTGGTTATCATTTCAGGGGACGCGCGCGTCGAAGGTATCTTGTCAGAGCGCGACATCGTTCGCTCGCTGGGACAACGGGGCGCGGCGTGTTTGGCCGACACCGTGGACGCCATGATGACGCGCGACCCGGTTTGTGCCGCGCTGTCCGACACCGGCGAGCAGTTGCTGACGCAGATGACCGAAGGGCGTTTCCGCCACATGCCGGTAGTCAAGGACGGCAAGTTAATCGGCATCGTCACGCAAGGCGACGTGGTCAAGGCCCGGTTGGAGGAGTTGGCGATGGAGAACGAGTCAATGCAGGGCATGATTATGGGGCGCTGACGCCTGCGCGAGTGGAGCGAAAGGCCAGATAGAGGCGCAAAACGCCAAGGGTTGCGGGCAGGCGCGCGCGCCTAGATGCACTCTTGTCTTTTGCTATGCCAACGTGATGATTGGCGAAAATCAAAAACGGGTGACACCTCATGCGCATCGGACTTTATCCCGGTACATTCGATCCGATCACGCTAGGCCATATCGACATCATCAGGCGCGCCAGCACGCTGGTGGACCGTCTGGTCGTGGGGGTCGCGATCAACCGTGACAAAGGCCCGCTGTTTTCGCTGGAAGAGCGTGTTGCGATGATTGAGGCCGAAACCGCGCGGCTGAACTTGCCGGATGGCACCGAGATTGTCGTACACCCATTTGAAAATCTGCTAATCAACTGCGCCCGCGACGTGAACGCCCAAGTTATCGTGCGCGGCCTGCGCGCGGTGGCAGATTTTGAATATGAGTTTCAAATGGTTGGCATGAATCGCGCCATGGACGCTTCGATCGAGACAGTGTTTCTGATGGCCGATACCGGGCATCAGGCGATTGCGTCAAAGCTGGTCAAGGAGATCGCGCGTCTGGATGGCGATGTATCCACCTTCGTCACGCGGGACGTAAACGAGGCATTGATCGCTAAATTTCGCTGACGCCTAGCGCCAGAAGGCCAGCCACTCGATCAGATCGCCAAACTTGGCGCCAAGAAAAATCAGGCCGTCCATGCCCTGAAACCAGTAATCTGCAAACAGCGCCGCAGCGATCAGCAGAAACAGCCAAACGGCGATAGCGTTGGTCATCTGCGCGCCCTTCTGCCTGATAATTAGCCGAATGACATGCGGCCCGCGCGTCTTATGACAGACGGGGGCCGCATTTGGCAATAAGGCCCGGCTATTCAGCCCAGACGCCCCATCACGGCTGCGACGTCCGCCATGCGGCATGAAAACGCCCACTCGTTATCGTACCATGCCAGAACGCGCACCAGCGTACCGCCGACAACCTTGGTCTGGTCAGGGGCAAAGATGCTGCTCTCTTCGGTATGATTGAAGTCGATGCTGACCTTGGGTGCGGGATCATATGCCAGGATGCCATTCATCGGCCCTGCTGCGGCCTCGGCCACGATGGCATTCACGTCCGCCTCGGTCACAGACTTTGACGCGACGAATGTCAGATCCACCGCCGACACATTCGGCGTCGGCACGCGGATGGCCGACCCGTCGAGGCGGCCCTTGAGCGCGGGCAATACTTCGGACAGGGCCTTGGCCGCACCTGTCGAGGTGGGGATCATCGACATGGCAGCAGCGCGCGCGCGATAGAGATCCTTGTGCCGGCGGTCCAGCGTGGGCTGATCGCCTGTGTAGGAATGGATCGTAGTCATAATGCCGCTCTCGATGCCGATGCCCTCGTGCAACACCTTGGCCAACGGCGCGAGGCAGTTGGTCGTGCAGGAGCCATTGGAAATCATGCGCTCTCCCGCCAGCAATTCGCCGTCATTGACGCCCATGACTACGGTGCGGTCGACGTTCTTGCCGGGGGCCGATAGCAGCACTTTGCCGGCGCCGCGCGCCAGATGGGCCTTGGCCTTATCGCCGTCATTGAATTGGCCAGTGCATTCCAGCACGACATCGCAGCCGTCCCAGTCCAACTCTTCCATATCATAGGTCGAGAACATCTGTATCGCGCCGCGACCCAGATCCATCGTGCCATCGCCGGTGGTCACCGTACCCGGAAAGCGGCCGTGAACGCTGTCAAAGCGGACCAGATGCGCTGCCGTTTCAAGCGGGCCGGTGGCATTGAGTTTGACCACCTTGATATCCTCGCGGCCCGACTCGCTGATATGGGCGAGGGTGGCACGGCCGATGCGGCCAAATCCGTTGATGCCGACTGTGATGGTCATGGTCTGAGCTCCAAGCGTTTGGTAGGTGTTGGGCGCGATATAAGGCGCAGGCGGCTGTGCCGAAAGGTCAAAACGGTGTTAAGCTTGCCTGTTAGCGCTATTTTTGGGGTGCGGCCTTGCGCGGCCAGCGTGGCCCGCTACCTTTCCCGGATCAAGTACGGAGCAATATTATGAGCGGACTGCTGGCGCTACTCGACGACGTGGCAGCCATCGCCAAGGTCGCGGCGGCATCTATTGACGACGTCGCGGCGCAAGCGACCAAGGCCGGAGCCAAGGCGGCGGGTGCGGTGATCGACGACGCCGCTGTGACGCCAAAATACGTCCACGGCTTTGACGCAGACCGCGAATTGCCGATCATCTGGCGCATTGCGCGCGGATCGCTGATCAACAAGCTGGTGTTTTTGTTGCCGGCCGGACTCGCGCTCAGCGCATTCGCACCGGGCGCGATCACCCCGCTGCTGATGCTAGGGGGCTGCTATTTATGCTTTGAGGGCGCCGAAAAGGTGGCAGGAGTGCTGGGGCTCGGGCACCACAAGGAGGAGGCGGCTGAGGCGATTCCGGACGACCCCGCTCATCTAGAGGAGCAGAAGGTCTCGGGCGCGATCAAGACGGACTTTATTCTTTCCGCCGAGATCATGACTATCGCACTTGCCGCTATCCCGGCTAGCGGCTTCTGGATGGAGGCTGCAACGCTGGCCACCGTCGCGGTCCTGATCACGGCATCAGTCTACGGCGCGGTCGCCCTAATTGTGAAAGCTGATGATCTGGGCCTGCTAATGGCCGACAAGGGGCGCCTGCGGGCGACGCGCGTTTTTGGTCGCGGGCTTGTTTCCGCGATGCCCAAGGTGCTGGCTCTGTTATTGATAATTGGCACTGCGGCGATGCTGTGGGTGGGCGGGAACATCATTCTGCATGGTCTCGCTAGTTTGGGATTTGCATGGCCCTACAACGAGATACATCACATAGCTGAATTAATCACTGGCGGATTGGATCAAGCCCGGGGGGCAGCCAAATGGGCTCTGGTTGCTGCGATGGACGGTATTTTCGGACTGGCGCTGGGGCTGATCCTTATCCCTATCGGGGCGCGTGTGATCACACCGATCTGGCAGCGGTTGAGGCGGCTGAACCCGGTAGCATGACACCCATTGGTCTGGCCGGAAAAGGGAAGGCTGAACTTGTAGCCTTCCCAATACCTTAGAGCAAAGACTTAACCTTGGAAGCCACTGCCTCTGCGGTGATGCCGAACTTTTCGTACAAAACTTCGGCAGGTGCGGACGCGCCGAAGCTGTCCATGCCGACAAAGCCGGCCTTGGTTGCGCGGCCACGCTCGCCGCAAAGCCAGCGATCCCAGCCTTGCTGGACGCCAGCCTCGACCGCGACACGCACAGGGCCGCCTGGCAGCACGCGGCGG
It encodes:
- a CDS encoding carboxylate-amine ligase, encoding MAEPQPDFTIGIEEEYLLVDTETMALTEAPEALMDACRTKLQDQVSPEFLNCQIEIGTKVCRTISEARDDLRHLRTCVAREAGKFGLAPIAASCHPFSNWREQKHRDKDRYNDLSADLAGVVRRMLICGMHVHVAVGAPDRRIDIMNQLSYFLPHLLALSCSSPFWQGYDTGLDSYRLTVFDNLPRTGLPPRMSSFGEYERAVSALTDLGVIEDASKIWWDLRPSSKYPTIESRICDVQPRMEDALTLAALTQALSRMLWRLSVKNQRWRIYETFLISENRWRAQRYGVREGLIDFGQGDIIPFDALAGEMLELIAEDAVHFGSAAEVSRAREIAANGTSADRQRRVYRKALDKEGDSDAALRAVVAHLIDEFHADL
- a CDS encoding CoA-acylating methylmalonate-semialdehyde dehydrogenase; translated protein: MTTELTHYINGKHVKGTSGRFSDVFNPATGEVQAKCPLASVEELDQAVADAAKAQEEWGAVNPQKRARVMMEYVRLINRDMDKLAEAISREHGKTIPDAKGDVQRGMEVIEFCIGAPHFLKGEYSGNASTGIDIYSMRQALGVVAGITPFNFPAMIPMWKMGPAIAAGNAVIIKPSERDPSCPLLLAELWTEAGLPDGICQVVNGDKVSVDAIIDNDMVKAIGFVGSTPIAQYIYGRACTNGKRAQCFGGAKNHMIIMPDADMDQAADALIGAGFGAAGERCMAISVAVPVGDETADRLIEKLVPRIEALKVGPYNSDTEMDYGPVVTAAAKERILGLIQSGVDQGAELVVDGRNFNMQGYEDGFFVGPHLFDKVTPDMDIYQQEIFGPVLTTIRAGSYEEALKLASDHEMGNGTAIFTRDGDAARDFASRVNVGMVGINFPIPVPLAHYTFGGWKKSAFGDLNQYGPDAFKFYTKTKTVTSRWPSGIKEGGEFHFKLAD
- a CDS encoding LysR family transcriptional regulator — protein: MQPQWDDLKVFLAVARHESLSAAGRVLKIDPATVGRRIARLEEALKAPLFAKSPQGYALTNEGQRLMSHAARAEQEMTAAFEDLTGQGAQLSGQIRLGSPDGSANFVLPQVCAQIVKQNPDLEVQIVALPRVFNLSRREADMAIAVSAPSAGRLSVQKVTDYKLSLVASRAYLDNAPPITCVDDLRDHRIVGYIQDMIFDKELDYMAEAGLPPAQLASNSISVQFNWIRQAAGIGIMHDFSIPFGRGIVRVLPEQICLTRSFYLIRHAGDRRLDRLSRFADELAAGMRREVARLEARN
- a CDS encoding CBS domain-containing protein, with the translated sequence MLVAQILKAKGDAVFTAAPGTLVSEAAATLAEKRIGVLVIISGDARVEGILSERDIVRSLGQRGAACLADTVDAMMTRDPVCAALSDTGEQLLTQMTEGRFRHMPVVKDGKLIGIVTQGDVVKARLEELAMENESMQGMIMGR
- the coaD gene encoding pantetheine-phosphate adenylyltransferase, encoding MRIGLYPGTFDPITLGHIDIIRRASTLVDRLVVGVAINRDKGPLFSLEERVAMIEAETARLNLPDGTEIVVHPFENLLINCARDVNAQVIVRGLRAVADFEYEFQMVGMNRAMDASIETVFLMADTGHQAIASKLVKEIARLDGDVSTFVTRDVNEALIAKFR
- the gap gene encoding type I glyceraldehyde-3-phosphate dehydrogenase gives rise to the protein MTITVGINGFGRIGRATLAHISESGREDIKVVKLNATGPLETAAHLVRFDSVHGRFPGTVTTGDGTMDLGRGAIQMFSTYDMEELDWDGCDVVLECTGQFNDGDKAKAHLARGAGKVLLSAPGKNVDRTVVMGVNDGELLAGERMISNGSCTTNCLAPLAKVLHEGIGIESGIMTTIHSYTGDQPTLDRRHKDLYRARAAAMSMIPTSTGAAKALSEVLPALKGRLDGSAIRVPTPNVSAVDLTFVASKSVTEADVNAIVAEAAAGPMNGILAYDPAPKVSIDFNHTEESSIFAPDQTKVVGGTLVRVLAWYDNEWAFSCRMADVAAVMGRLG
- a CDS encoding DUF808 domain-containing protein; protein product: MSGLLALLDDVAAIAKVAAASIDDVAAQATKAGAKAAGAVIDDAAVTPKYVHGFDADRELPIIWRIARGSLINKLVFLLPAGLALSAFAPGAITPLLMLGGCYLCFEGAEKVAGVLGLGHHKEEAAEAIPDDPAHLEEQKVSGAIKTDFILSAEIMTIALAAIPASGFWMEAATLATVAVLITASVYGAVALIVKADDLGLLMADKGRLRATRVFGRGLVSAMPKVLALLLIIGTAAMLWVGGNIILHGLASLGFAWPYNEIHHIAELITGGLDQARGAAKWALVAAMDGIFGLALGLILIPIGARVITPIWQRLRRLNPVA